In Mucilaginibacter celer, one DNA window encodes the following:
- a CDS encoding Gfo/Idh/MocA family protein codes for MKRTKVAILGAGFITEIHMESYHRFIPEAEVVACYARKAEKAKAFAEKYHIPQWFDDIDKLITESDCEVVDICLPNYLHAEATIKAAKAGKHIIIEKPLAVTLEEADEMIAVCKANNVKLMYAEELCFAPKYERARHLVREGAVGEIYMLKQGEKHSGPHSDWFYDIDFSGGGVIMDMGCHALGWFRWMLNNAKPKNVYASMSTVLHKERTKGEDNSVIIVEFENGVTAVAENSWAKHGGMDDRCEIHGTGGVIYADLFMGNAAVTYSKNGYGYAMEKTDTTQGWSYTIFEEAFNQGYPHELKHFIDCVQNDKTPLVTGEDGRAVLELIYAAYASAGAGKKIELPFSAKIDKPVNLWLNNK; via the coding sequence ATGAAACGAACCAAAGTTGCCATACTGGGTGCCGGTTTTATAACCGAGATCCACATGGAATCGTACCATCGCTTTATCCCCGAAGCCGAAGTGGTAGCCTGCTACGCCCGCAAAGCCGAAAAAGCGAAGGCCTTTGCCGAAAAATACCACATCCCCCAATGGTTTGACGATATTGATAAATTAATTACCGAATCGGACTGCGAAGTAGTGGATATCTGCCTGCCCAACTACCTCCATGCCGAAGCTACAATCAAAGCTGCCAAAGCAGGTAAGCATATCATTATTGAAAAGCCGTTGGCAGTAACGTTGGAAGAGGCAGACGAAATGATAGCCGTTTGCAAAGCCAACAACGTAAAGCTGATGTATGCCGAAGAACTTTGCTTCGCACCAAAGTATGAGCGGGCAAGGCATCTGGTTAGGGAAGGTGCAGTAGGCGAAATCTACATGTTAAAGCAGGGCGAAAAGCATTCAGGCCCGCATTCGGATTGGTTTTACGATATCGATTTTTCGGGCGGCGGGGTTATTATGGATATGGGCTGCCATGCGTTGGGTTGGTTTAGATGGATGCTGAATAATGCCAAACCCAAAAATGTTTACGCCAGCATGAGCACCGTGCTGCATAAAGAGCGCACCAAAGGCGAAGATAACTCGGTAATTATTGTAGAATTTGAAAACGGCGTAACTGCCGTAGCCGAAAACAGCTGGGCCAAGCACGGCGGTATGGACGACCGCTGCGAAATTCATGGCACCGGCGGCGTAATTTATGCCGATTTGTTTATGGGGAACGCAGCGGTAACCTATAGCAAAAACGGCTACGGCTATGCCATGGAAAAAACAGATACCACCCAGGGCTGGAGTTATACCATTTTTGAAGAAGCCTTTAACCAGGGCTACCCGCACGAACTGAAGCACTTTATTGATTGCGTACAGAACGATAAAACCCCACTGGTAACCGGTGAGGATGGCCGTGCTGTGCTCGAATTGATTTATGCTGCCTATGCATCTGCCGGGGCAGGCAAAAAAATTGAATTACCTTTTAGCGCCAAAATTGATAAACCTGTAAATCTTTGGCTCAATAATAAATAA